A genomic segment from Streptomyces sp. NBC_00654 encodes:
- a CDS encoding CrcB family protein produces MSLRSPSREHAHPDHSPGRQGPVVAAVAVGGAIGAGARYGAERLWPDGESSFPWTVLLINAVGCLLMGILMVALKERFTGAPALLNPLLGTGALGGFTTFSHYTDDVRRLFEEGSPGYAVGCLVLTVVAALAGVTAGVYATRAVLGRRSGNGVTA; encoded by the coding sequence GTGTCCCTCAGATCCCCTTCGCGCGAACACGCTCACCCCGATCACTCCCCCGGCAGACAGGGCCCCGTGGTCGCCGCCGTGGCCGTCGGCGGCGCCATCGGCGCCGGGGCACGCTACGGCGCGGAGCGCCTGTGGCCGGACGGGGAGTCGTCCTTCCCCTGGACCGTCCTGCTGATCAACGCCGTGGGCTGTCTGCTGATGGGGATCCTGATGGTGGCCCTCAAGGAACGGTTCACCGGTGCGCCGGCTCTGCTGAATCCACTGCTGGGCACCGGCGCGCTCGGCGGATTCACCACGTTCTCCCACTACACCGACGACGTGCGCCGGCTGTTCGAGGAGGGATCCCCCGGGTACGCGGTCGGCTGCCTGGTCCTGACCGTCGTCGCGGCTCTCGCGGGTGTGACCGCGGGCGTGTACGCCACGCGCGCGGTGCTGGGCCGCCGGAGCGGCAACGGGGTGACCGCATGA